The genomic stretch aaaaaatattagcaaTCTACAATACTACCATACTACCTATTAGCCTGTTACCTGCCAAAGCCACCACTACCCAAATTTCATACCTAGTTGGAGATCGTTCTTATCTGTGTtagaaacaatttaaaaaaatcagtttttataaaataacgaaaATCTGGGTGTCACGGGCTCTTGCTCTGTTTGCAACAATCGCATACTTACAAGGAGAATATCTTGCAGCATGCAACATCTTAACGCACTTGTGTACCGTGATGCGTGCTTGTAGCATGCGGCACGATATCATCCCGGCTTAAACGAACTGACACATCAAATTCTAATTGTAGTATCAACATTTATTAGCTTCTATCTATCTTAGGTTCGATTGCTTACgcgaatttattattaatttaaagacagaaatatataaatacaattttgagatacataattaattttttttttaaggatagATATCTCAAGTAAAAGAGGTTCTATGCAATCTGAATGGTCCTTTGAGAGGAATAAGTAATGCTTTAACATAAGTTATAGTCAGGGTTCTGAACATTACATAGGCAAGCAATATTACGCCTGTTGTTACACGGATGTCTATCACTTTAAAGATAGCTACTGTTAACATTAAGTTCAACTTCGATTTATTAATTCGATCAATTATTTACAGAATGGGCGTCACGTCACCCCTATCATGacaaacaattttgaatttaactGTCACAAACGACTTCTTATAGTTAATGATGTTACATTTAGGTGTACGAGTACGAACACATATCGGAACGCGTATCAGTCCTTGTTCGAATTACTGGCTACTTCTCTCGGAGTAAACTACCTATATCACACACTACACAACTCGCTGTGGGCTTAGCATGCCAGTTTTTGGTGCGGGCAAAAATCATAAACATGCCTTTCTAATTTAGCGCGTGCGCAAGAGACGTATGATTTTTGTCCGCGATAAACACCAGTGTGCTTGGCAGCTGTACTTATGTTAGGTTTAGGCTAGGGCCTCACTGTGGCGTCTGCATCTGCGTCTTGCGACACTGACACAGCCACTTGATGATGCGAGCGTTACGTTCCACCACGCTCGGCGGCTCTGTGTTGCGGTAGATCGGCTTTTGGACTCCGGGACCTTGGACCTATcgagaaaaaaagtttattacttTCGAACATCAGTAAAAAGTTAATTACTTTCGCATATGacttaattgtaaaaaaaatattatacttccAAGCAttcactaatttaaaaaaaatcaaatatcagTTACAAAAAGTTTATTACTTCCGAATATCAGTAACAAAAAGTTTATTACTTTCGAAAATCAGTAACAAAAAGTTCATTACTTTCGAATATCAGTCATAAAAGTTTACTACATTCGAACATCAACAATAAAGGTCAATAAGGGAATTAGATGAAGTAGAGAGAATTCTAATTTCCACCTCTAATTTACCTCCACGCATTCCAGaggaaaagggtcttgacagacaaacAGCCAAGGCCGGTGTACGACTTGGTTGGAGCCATTTAGCGCTGGCTAACAGGCTGAGGGTTTTGTTTTGACCGACTAAGTCGCGGTTTATCTTACTGTGTAATCGGCCGCATTGGCCAGCTGATTCGAGTCCACGGTGGACGCGGAGGAGAAAAACACGGGGCTGTCAGGCAGCGCGTCGCGAAGCAGCGCGTCGTACTGGCGCGGCTCCAGCCCGAGACGCTCGAAGAACTGCTGCAGCGCGGAGTCCGACGGGCTGGCGGGGGACTCCTCGCCCTCGCACGGCGCCGACGCGGGGCTGCGCCCGTCGCTGCGCCGGTATCTGGGGCGACAGGGTGTGACATGCTGTTAGTACAGTCTTATGACAGTAGATGACGGATAAAatatgaactattttttttattagccagTTTAGATCCCCGTTATAAAGAGCAAAGATTTCCCGAAAtcgtacattgtgtcttaaggcggtaaataaggaattatgaaCAAGAGTCTATTCAAAAGACCAAAGACTAAGACAGGGCTTTAACGAGTCGATCTTCTTTATTCCAGTACCATCCGTGTGtgaataaaattgtatatttttaacacaagatatcatttttacaaaaaattacgaTACCTTTGacgcagtttttttttgagttgagCCACCATAAGGGCCACAGAGCCCACATACACTAGGTCcatgcttttgtttacttgtttttaacctttctaattatatatgaggtgctttatagaAGATGTCGGCGTGCAGTCGGGAACACTCCATTACGGACGTCTGCGAAGGGACCAGGCCAAAAGGCCCAGACAGTGCCGGACTCTACCGGttaaaaaacccggctgcagGCCCCAACTCACTGGAGCTTTTTAACCGCGCTGGTATGGCATGGATTGACTAGATTGGTGGTAATTTTTGGTGGAAATGGGTCGacgttatttatttcatttctcgTACCACGTCTCGCCATGCCTCGCTGGTGGAAAAGCGCCCTCACTGACTGTTTTTGAGATCGCGCTCACCTGTCAGAGATGTCGGACTTGGAGCGCAGTATGGGTCTTGGACGGCGCTGCTTGTAGCGCAGACAGCGCTGGCGCTTGAACGTGCCCAGCGGCGACGTCACCTCCTCAGACGGGTATATCTGGAAACATGGCTGCTTGTCAGAACGGGTGACAGTATTTACCGGCCCAGATAAtactgaattattatttttaaaattaattcctTATAGgttaacaatataaaactgaTTAATTTTGTGAGTcttggaaaagggttaatacaataattgattgacaattCGGATATcgtcgtacctacctattcataacaatttgaaaggacaacgttcgctcgcacaacgccatctattgattgcagcctataatattagtaggatgcccggttcacattattccagtaaaaccgttccagtagcatgacactgcggcgctcgattgatcttgtgtaactcattaggattgtgaccccgcaatgtatcgctacaggcacgattttactggaataatgtgaaccgggcattagtaggataggatctGTAGGTACCTGAGCCGTGTTGACGTATTCCTGCGCGTCGTCGATGCGCGTGCGCCGCTCCTGGTGCTGCGGCTGCTGCTTGATGGGCTCCGCGCCGCTCTCGTGGTACCTGCCGGCAGAGGTCGCTACTGTACACCCTGCTTTTATTGATTCCCGTTAACTTCGACAGTGACACGATTCATTGATTGAAAATGCGAGGCAACGATTTGGTCaatgcaaaaagaaaaaaacatagattcatattattaatatactaaCTTCACCAGTCATAACATGACAAAAGATGAAATAGTAAAATTCGCAAATTTAAAGAGACAAATCTAAAGTATGACATTGACTTCATACTTTAACATAGAGGGTTAATAAACAAATTCACTTTTTAACCTTCTCTTGACAATTATAATTACGTATGAATCAAAACAATTTAGTTAataacagtacaatacaataacaagtTAATATTGCGCCATAAATTAAGAACCTTTTACATTGCTATACCGCGCAcagtaaattaatttgaattcttaattatcttttaaacagaaAGAGTTAGATCACAGTATCTTAGAGAAACCAACttcatttgattttttaaatgttcgcttaaagttaaaggaaatcaaaaataacacagtgtATAAAGGTCCTATACACACACAATGGCccataataaaacatagctaacTATACTAATGAGTATAAAGCTCACCTGTTGTAGTCCCTCTCCCTGCTGCTATAGTCCTTCCGGCCATGGCACTTAGCCGGTGGCTTGTACGCGCAGTCATAGTCGCCATAGTCGTAGAGGGGGGGCTCGTCCTGGAACTGGGGAGGGGGGGCGCTCGCCTGCAACCGGTTAACAACTATACTGAACGACTATAAAGGGTATAAGGATCTAAGATGGCTTGAGATAGGAGAATTGGGGATGTATCCGCTAAACAACGATTTTGATGTATAGTCGTCAaaacaaatcgtcactactttgaaaaaatctcgtatctcaaatcaatacgtcgacaaaattgaaccttgacgtaatgaaATAATGAATTTGAACTATTATTACTGCTATTAATTCTACAAATTGTTTTTGACtgagttttgttttaatcaatGCTGCATGTTTGATTAAATCGCTAGAATGTTTGGATGTACAACTAAACGGTGTAACTGCAAATTACGCCTAACGGCAAAACATAGGTTCTATGAAATACTGtttttgtacctatgtttgacaaataaatttatcattatcatcaatggtcataaagtgcactcggaaaaattatctctttttgagatacgagtttttttttaagtagtgacgaaatgctttaggtaggtacctactactccAGGTTTCAATGAATTTTCGTCGGAAATAAATATAGATTCCCAAATGATTAATTCCCCAACCAACTGTTTTATATGGacgatagttttttgtttctgaaactgtaaactatatTCAGCATATATTTCAGGATTATCCTGTAGAATCCTATAGGTTAGGagtgttagttttataacaatcctgaagcaagtacaggtcgattcacataTGATACAAATGGATTAATGCGCGTCTgtaattttcctacaaaaaggtctaatccattcgtgccagctcgtCTGAATCGACctgtaattacatttttaaaaaatcgttcgttcgtccttataaaaaaaacctttatttcaGGCCAACTGACCCATATACGTGACCTATATGAAATagtttggaaaaatattttctgcgaAAATTTAGTGAACCCTAcataagagcgtttatacctgctgacctggcaacgttgcatttttgatagtttttctcaCCGTTAAcgttaaaaaccgttaataaacatttgttcgtttttaaagaacataaaagtctatcacgtcacgaataattattgggaagagttctatcagaccacatttttaattttcattaaatttttatggaataatagagaaaaactaaaaaaaatatctagttGGTGTTACCTGGAAGTGTATCCCGacgcgcgcgggcggcgggtaCGGCGCGGGCGCGTGCGGCGGCGACGGCGCCCCGTCCTGGAACTGGGGGGGCGCTGACACGTAGCACTCCTCCAGGCCCGTCCATTCGTTGTAGTACGAGTTGTAGCGGCTGGAATGGTTACGAGGTTTATTTTAGCACAAGCGGTTGAGCTGCGGGGAATGTATGGTGGTGCTTTGCGGTCCTCCCTAAGCTCGTTGAGCAGAGGAGTCGAAGAGCAGAAAACTCGAATCGGTGATGTTGGAAAAGTGACCGCCAagcttaacccttaataaggtcacgtttattggagcatactatcacagaatcaaaagcagctatcgaatacctggcaaaggatatttttaaaactagaagaattttcaataattacaatgaatattgtaacttattactaaaacgataaggttgaatttccaaatcaatgcatgtggttgcgaaatcgcctctaccttattaagggttaaatggGTGTGTGCCGCTCGACATGCATTGCTCAAGACATGCTGAGGCgtagatggcgagatgacctggacgcagAACTGACCGAGTGGGCGGATGTGGCTCTGGGGAGGTGGAGATGAAGAAGTGAGGCCTTTGCCCACGGCCGGATTCGGCCGGAATAACCATATCAGCGCCCCTATATAGGCAATGCAATTCTTGTAGCCCCTTTTTAGCCGCTTAAAGCCAGAGCTATTTATTAGTTCAATCAAATCATCTGACAGCATACGTCGAAAGAAATCTATAATATATATTCTTGTTTTCCCATAAAATCTTACTCTCTGAAACATTTTCCAAATTCTTTCGCCCGCGCGGCTATCcaacacagaactaaggtcatcgacataactcagagaattagcaagttgaagtggcagtgggctggtcatatctgtcgcagaaccgacaaccgctggaataaacgagttcttgagtggagaccgcgtctcggcaaacgtagtgtaggacgccctccggccaggttgAGTGACggtctgcgaaaggctgctggtggaagctggatgcgtctagccgaggacagggcgcaatgacgctctttgggggaggcctatgtccagcagtggactgctataggctgatgatgatgatgagacacaTATAGGCTCAAAAAAAttggatagatagatagattataaAGTCCTGTGGGATTGATAAATAGCAATTTGGGTCACTCACCCGGCGTGGTCGTGGTCGTGGTCGTGCTGCGTGGAGGAGCCGGAGTCAGCGCGGGGCGCGCGCGGGGCCGGCGCGTGcgggtgcgcgtgcgcgtgcgcgtgcgcgggcGCGCTGTGCTGCGTGTAGTGCCCGCTCGAGCCGCCAGAGTCGCGCGCGAACGACGAGCCGCAGCGGCTGCCGGGGAATTACATTCAATGCGGGATTTACACTCGCGCCTCGTCTCATATCTCGGCCCGCGGCTCGCGTGATCGATGGTAAATGGTAAATGAGGTTCCTGTTTACACTCTCGTGGCGAGTTCAGTTGTCTTTGAGCTTACAACCTGCGCAGTACAAGGTTCAAACTCGAATGAAGCGAGAGCGCGAATGTAAACACCAAGGTCGCGTTCGTCGCGAGGTCCTTTGACTCGTGCCCAAAAACAGCTCCGGACGCGAGCGCTGCGAGGGGCGAGGAGAGGCGCGCGCGTTTGGTCACACTCTCACCTCGCGCCTCGTCTCGCGACTCGTACGCGAGTGTAAATGCGGCATAAGGGCCTAGGTACGCTAGCTAACGCGGTTTGCTATGGAGCGAGGGACGCCTctattaaaaatagtatgagcagagcgctaactgcgcgcttAGCTTGCGACGGATTTTACTTGCACCCGCGCCcacaggcgtgcgcccgctccgtgcacccgcgcctaTATGAAATTCGCGTGAAATATGAAATCCAAAGTCATCGGTCTATAGCCTAGATTTGGAGGAACTATTCACAAGTTTAATAGGTACTTTGCGCAGAAAAAGACATTTGTAAGCCATGTAATTTATCTGAGGTTTTCTGTACCTGTTGTATGACTGGTAATTTTCTTCGCCCGGTGAAGGATGCTCCGAAAACGCCTCACAAGAAGACATCAGCGACGAGTGGTTCGacctgaaaaagaaaatattacgtAAATAAACAGTCAAGTTCTACAATATCTAAGTAGATACAGTGTACCTTACCGTTATAAACACCTAAAGCCATAGGaaacaaaacaacattatgtatacctagtgccatccacgaagacgcgtgattttgtcaaaattagccattaatgacattgtaataagaaccacggcacgcgccatcgtgaatgactctacctatatctgAGTGCAGAGATACTTACCTATTGGAATGTTGGCTTATGTAAAACAGGTGATTGAGTACTCGTATGAGCAAGGTGATTGGTTCTTAAGAAGTGGAGTTTATGGTCAAGTACCTTGTGCCTTTGGAAGAGCAGGAAGCAGTCCGTTGGTGCGCGGAGTGCCGGCGACGCCGGGGCGACCTGCCGATCGTCTCAGTGCCACGCGTGTTCGCGCTAAAAGCAGTTAATTGTGAacgataaataaatgaaactgaACAGACTGAAGTGCAGTGGCAGACTAGGGTTAGAGCTAGGGTTAGAGGCCCGAGGAGGCAAAACTAAATAAGGTCTccccagtttaaaaaaaaatataacaaaaaattgaaccgactacaaaagtggaaataaatatgaaaatatgcatacgaggagcataaattgcttagcaactgcgttaaagtaattgaaattcaacccgtgaaatacttgttattgagtactaACTCCGAtagtcaactgtggtcttcatcatcagttccacttcaccaaatgatgattttcaagagcaaatgcacgagttactgctaaatatttccaatttaccataggtgtccctacaatatcaatatcagatcctgatttggttgGTGCTGATGAGACCTAAGtaattatgaatatgaatggCTTCACTAAGTatacgatcatcatcatcatcatcatcatcagcctatgttcgtccactgctggacataggcctctcccatggcacgccactgagcacgatcctcggctattctcatccagctcttgccagccgccctgcgaagatcatcgcaaGATCAAGTATACGATCGcaaaacaaaattttcaaatcggttcctaaatgacggagttctcaggtgacaaacataaaaaaatacaaccgaattgataacctccaccttttttgaagtcggttaaaaagttgaTGTAGGTTAcaatcaagtgcaaaaataagtatctattcgaaccactcaaaaatattactacggccttattgcgtcggaataagtctgtggtacttattttttaaactttgaataagttcatatttttacacttgactgtacctaagtattaaacatattttaaccTTATCCAGGACTTGATAAAGATACGACGAGTGGCGACCATGGGATAAAAGGCGTCCATCGGGAAGACCCCAGATGCGTTAGAACGGTGACATCGAAAAGACAGCAGGAAAAGTGACTAGGTACATGATGCACAGGATCGGGGTAGCAGGAAAAAGTGGCTACATGTTGCACTGGATCATAGAGAGTGGCATAGTTTGAAGAAGGGCTACACCCAAAGGGTAGATACAGGCTGAGGACAGATACGTAGatacagagagagagagagagcgagagagagaaacaaattaaaaaaaaacgaaaaattgaTGACGGCTATTGAATATAAAACTGCTTTTAATGGAAATGAACTCACTGTTCAGGGTAGCACCGCGCTTGCGTGTGCAGGTCGGGCAGTGACTTGTGACTGTTAATGTTAGTGCAGCCGTCCTCTTCGCGCATGCTCGGTTGGGAGTGGGAATTTGATCTGGAAAGAGACACAGCTAAATATACCTAGATGTATTTATTGGGGTATTGTAAATGTTACTAGGGTTTCCATCGAAGAATGAGTTTAGGTCTAGTTGATAATGATGAAGAGTTCTTTACTTCGTAAGAGCTACAAGTAACAGACAGTATAGTACAGTTTCAACTAAAAATTTCTGGtggcatggtgaacggttgttgAGTTAAATATAGAAGCCAAAGCATGTCATACCTAATTTCCTTGAGAATAAAATTGATGACTTAAGGGTAGTGTCCGACGCTTGATCTACGCGTCACCTACGCATCATACACTTTAGGTCAACTACTTAGAACCTACGAATAATACCCATCGAATCGAATAGAATTATAGAACCCATTAGCCACGCGTTGATTGCCCATATGCACTTGCCCGGCAAAACTGCATGTTGTATATGAATTGTGCTGAAGTCCGTGTCAGTACTGTACCACTCACCGGGCGTAAACCGGCATCGACACCGGCGCAGTGGAAAAACGAAGCCCCGTCGCCGGTGCCGGCGCACGGCCGTGCCGGTGCCGGGCCGGCTAATTCTGTGAGAGCATTGGGGCAATACCTGGTGTAGCGCGGCGCGGAGTGTGCGTACATGGCGGGCGGGCTGATGGCGTGCAGCGGCTCCGCGGGGGAACCCTCGGCGCTGCGCAGCGGCTCGGGCAGCGCCATGTGCTCGGGGCTCGGCGTCGAGCTCGCTGTCGACAACGCAGTATTACaagcattgacatctatgtacctaccttacggcactagacttgctgtttggaacaaaacgcgcggcgcatcaatcatcaatattactttgacacgaCCCTgccacggacgtcaacaaactatagtgaaacgttcacaaaaccgcgctgtgaactaattttgtgcgctGTTGAAGAAGCGTGCAGtctatacttacatagatatCGATGAttacctacaagcttttatttaacttgccatgtaggtatgtatgtatgtgctgTGCtggtcaaattttgcaagttcaATTCGACCAACGTcaagtagtcggattgacttgaaatttggcataagtaggtacttatgtaaattgcgtgataatacaataatctggtagagacatcctggtagtctggccaggatcttctccgcaggacggaactctacAACGGTTAatagtatcgacttgaaatttggcatgcaaatgtagtttgggtgacaatgcaagtacctacagtcgatcaaaaagtgcagtcagcaaaaaagcttgcttcagaaatgttttttttttaacaaaaaaactttatgaCTACATATACGGCCagtagcagaagtggatgagcggttacggtgctcaaattGCTCAAATTGGCTCGCTCTGCCGGTATACCAACAACCGATCCTCGATTAAGCTACgaaaatttttgttaaaataagtatcaaaatcaaagatattatacttaaaa from Choristoneura fumiferana chromosome 24, NRCan_CFum_1, whole genome shotgun sequence encodes the following:
- the LOC141441585 gene encoding uncharacterized protein, whose amino-acid sequence is MAALSCYQPCRSHLAQPARCLDEEEERLAAATLSLRRRQLAERCHEPRLRQNAIPELSVKFDIQRTREELSKHATQNAPLNRRLNVESSWSKVEEVRKKFEGAAASPSFSRSFESPPRRRLADSLFASFKLPRKKDGMAAPRAPAQQKRKSAVEMLAESKAFYVKSETVLDRKQELPLRVSSGLGQAIAAGGCHLVSSSTLNNDACCNPYGTTRSAVVSTRRTVSAGEGLQNTLRRLLGQADSRENMYSPHYTAHKIYAEPRRVKESYPDRENARPHTSGTFSGTSSSGTSGSKPHKSEEHREKRPLSFGDARVFFPESFVIPRQRANEVVIKSAYSIPSSTPSPEHMALPEPLRSAEGSPAEPLHAISPPAMYAHSAPRYTRSNSHSQPSMREEDGCTNINSHKSLPDLHTQARCYPEHANTRGTETIGRSPRRRRHSAHQRTASCSSKGTRSNHSSLMSSCEAFSEHPSPGEENYQSYNSRCGSSFARDSGGSSGHYTQHSAPAHAHAHAHPHAPAPRAPRADSGSSTQHDHDHDHAGRYNSYYNEWTGLEECYVSAPPQFQDGAPSPPHAPAPYPPPARVGIHFQASAPPPQFQDEPPLYDYGDYDCAYKPPAKCHGRKDYSSRERDYNRYHESGAEPIKQQPQHQERRTRIDDAQEYVNTAQIYPSEEVTSPLGTFKRQRCLRYKQRRPRPILRSKSDISDRYRRSDGRSPASAPCEGEESPASPSDSALQQFFERLGLEPRQYDALLRDALPDSPVFFSSASTVDSNQLANAADYTVQGPGVQKPIYRNTEPPSVVERNARIIKWLCQCRKTQMQTPQ